A region from the Brassica napus cultivar Da-Ae chromosome C8, Da-Ae, whole genome shotgun sequence genome encodes:
- the LOC125591872 gene encoding uncharacterized mitochondrial protein AtMg00810-like yields MGRISHFLGIKADFNKSGLFLSQSLYAQEIIERAGMADCKPIATPVDLKSKLSAEEGPLVPDPTSYRSLAGALQYLTFIRPDISYAVHQICLYMHSPRQQHFQALRRIIRYIKGTISRGLQLVKDRIDSLTAYSDADWRGFPDIRRSTSGYCVFLGSNLISWFAKRQPTVS; encoded by the coding sequence ATGGGACGCATCTCCCACTTCCTTGGGATAAAAGCTGACTTTAACAAATCTGGCCTTTTCCTAAGTCAGTCACTGTATGCGCAAGAGATCATTGAAAGAGCAGGAATGGCTGATTGTAAACCAATAGCAACACCAGTTGACTTGAAGTCCAAGCTATCAGCAGAAGAAGGCCCTCTTGTCCCTGACCCGACGTCCTATAGAAGCCTCGCTGGAGCACTTCAGTATCTCACCTTTATAAGACCGGATATCTCTTACGCTGTTCACCAAATTTGCTTGTATATGCATTCACCTAGACAGCAACACTTCCAAGCTCTAAGACGAATAATTCGGTACATCAAAGGAACCATATCCCGCGGCTTGCAGTTAGTAAAAGACCGGATTGACAGCTTAACCGCTTACTCGGATGCAGATTGGAGAGGTTTTCCAGACATAAGAAGAAGTACCTCAGGCTACTGCGTCTTCCTAGGCAGCAACTTGATCTCATGGTTTGCAAAGAGGCAACCGACAGTGTCATGA